The following are encoded together in the Pedobacter sp. D749 genome:
- a CDS encoding TetR family transcriptional regulator gives MGRKSLKETRRLEIIKVFYQVAKKEGYENTSIAKIAKVMDINPSLIIHYFETKEGLTYELIDHILDRYLLIYTIKHKGQASLDDLQKTIEMLFSKKWNLLFDDGLFYTFYALAFREKKIKLKYKLILDSLRNKLALLIEQCNAQCITNVDNPQVAADFIFVMVDGVYFYLSMESDKKAYSERLAYYKQKAYDTLCIPPVKVVSAPVC, from the coding sequence ATGGGACGCAAAAGCCTAAAAGAGACCAGACGACTGGAAATTATTAAAGTATTTTATCAGGTAGCCAAAAAAGAAGGTTATGAAAATACATCTATTGCCAAGATTGCCAAGGTGATGGATATTAACCCAAGCCTTATTATTCATTATTTTGAAACCAAGGAAGGACTCACTTACGAATTGATCGACCACATACTAGACCGATATTTATTGATTTATACCATCAAACATAAAGGACAGGCAAGCCTGGATGACTTACAGAAAACTATAGAAATGTTGTTTTCTAAAAAATGGAACCTGCTTTTTGATGACGGTTTATTTTATACTTTTTATGCTTTGGCATTCAGGGAAAAAAAAATCAAGCTAAAATATAAGTTGATTCTGGATTCGTTGCGCAATAAACTTGCGCTGTTGATCGAACAATGCAATGCACAATGCATTACAAATGTAGATAACCCACAGGTTGCTGCAGATTTTATTTTTGTAATGGTTGATGGGGTTTATTTTTATCTTTCGATGGAAAGTGATAAAAAAGCTTATTCGGAACGTTTAGCCTATTATAAGCAAAAAGCCTACGATACACTTTGCATACCTCCAGTTAAGGTTGTTTCTGCTCCCGTTTGCTAA
- a CDS encoding SusD/RagB family nutrient-binding outer membrane lipoprotein, whose protein sequence is MKKTLYIVLFAAIAQMGCKKFSEFQVDPNKTTAATPDLLLNAIEQKAFQSTNLDVALASRQMINTDEITLNQYYGWNRGSYATYDTLRQVVKMEQAAINTNKPQYLPLVKFFKAWNFLQLTQTFGDIPYSEALKAEQGIVAPKYDKQEDIYLNILNELKSANGMIDGNTANLQGDIVFGGNIQQWKRAINSLSLRVLISLSVKENDSKFDIKKRFAEIVNNPTDYPLFTGNSDNAQLKFYDLQGNRYPYFNSNSMQTAYYMDETFINLLKSLQDSRLFRFADKAPKFASLAATDFKAYGGGNGSAPKDENTARTLAGEVSKINPRYYNSPANEASIALGYAEQQFILAEGVVRGWISGSANDYYQKGIRASMQFYTIDETTINAYLAQATVQLNANANPLANIITQKYIASFMNSGWQPFFEQRRTGFPVFDTTGAGVLNNKRIPKRWMYPESELRLNQQNVSGAIARQYPEGDDINGVMWLLKP, encoded by the coding sequence ATGAAAAAGACATTATATATTGTATTATTTGCAGCAATTGCACAAATGGGCTGCAAAAAATTTAGCGAGTTCCAGGTAGACCCTAACAAAACTACTGCTGCAACACCCGATTTATTATTGAATGCCATTGAGCAAAAAGCCTTCCAGTCAACTAATCTTGATGTAGCGCTTGCTTCCCGTCAAATGATAAATACAGATGAAATTACCTTAAACCAATACTATGGTTGGAACCGGGGCAGCTATGCTACTTATGATACCCTGCGCCAGGTCGTGAAGATGGAACAAGCTGCGATAAACACAAACAAACCTCAGTATTTGCCACTTGTGAAGTTTTTTAAGGCCTGGAATTTTTTACAATTAACCCAGACTTTCGGCGATATTCCTTACAGTGAGGCTTTAAAAGCCGAACAAGGTATTGTTGCGCCAAAATATGACAAGCAGGAAGACATTTACTTAAATATTTTAAATGAGCTTAAATCTGCCAACGGAATGATTGACGGAAATACCGCAAATTTACAGGGAGACATTGTGTTCGGCGGGAATATACAACAGTGGAAACGCGCAATCAACTCACTTTCCTTAAGGGTATTAATCAGTTTATCGGTTAAGGAAAACGACTCCAAATTTGACATCAAGAAACGTTTTGCCGAAATTGTGAACAATCCAACGGATTATCCACTGTTTACTGGAAACTCGGACAACGCCCAGCTTAAATTTTACGATCTCCAGGGAAACCGCTATCCATATTTCAATAGTAACAGTATGCAAACCGCATATTATATGGATGAAACTTTTATCAATTTGTTAAAATCGCTTCAGGATTCCCGTTTATTCCGCTTTGCCGATAAAGCACCAAAATTCGCATCGCTTGCCGCAACAGATTTTAAGGCTTACGGCGGGGGAAATGGTAGCGCACCAAAAGATGAAAATACGGCCCGTACGCTTGCGGGAGAAGTTTCTAAAATCAACCCGCGTTATTACAATAGCCCGGCAAATGAAGCAAGTATCGCATTGGGTTATGCCGAGCAGCAGTTTATACTTGCGGAAGGCGTTGTAAGAGGATGGATTTCAGGAAGCGCAAATGATTACTATCAAAAAGGCATCAGGGCATCTATGCAGTTTTATACTATCGACGAGACCACTATCAATGCCTATCTGGCGCAGGCAACAGTGCAGTTAAATGCTAATGCAAATCCTCTGGCGAACATTATTACCCAAAAATACATCGCATCTTTCATGAACAGCGGCTGGCAGCCATTTTTTGAGCAGAGAAGAACTGGTTTTCCTGTTTTTGATACTACAGGAGCCGGTGTGTTAAATAACAAACGCATTCCAAAACGTTGGATGTATCCGGAATCTGAATTACGATTGAATCAGCAAAATGTTAGTGGGGCAATAGCAAGACAGTATCCCGAAGGTGACGACATTAATGGGGTAATGTGGTTATTGAAACCATAA
- a CDS encoding RNA polymerase sigma factor, producing the protein MINVNHTDEKSLLLQLKNGDERAFEILYNNYKYRIAGNLFKLLKSDDLVKEVLQELFFKIWEVRTQIDAEKSFKSYLFRIAENLVHDYFRKVAKDKRLLTKMVASGSELYLHVEEDLLSKEDAQKLQKAIDLMPPQRKMVFTLCKLEGKSYKEVEQIMGINAKTISSHMLQANRFLKTYFRDSPTLTISIVLAVLCKGF; encoded by the coding sequence ATGATCAACGTTAATCACACCGATGAAAAGTCTTTATTACTTCAATTAAAAAATGGTGACGAGCGGGCATTTGAAATCCTATACAATAACTATAAATACCGGATCGCTGGAAATTTATTTAAACTTCTCAAATCTGACGACCTGGTAAAAGAAGTGCTGCAAGAGCTTTTTTTTAAAATATGGGAGGTGCGGACACAGATTGATGCCGAAAAATCTTTTAAATCTTATCTCTTTCGTATAGCAGAGAACCTGGTACATGATTATTTCCGGAAAGTAGCGAAAGACAAACGTTTGTTAACTAAAATGGTTGCTTCAGGTTCAGAATTATATCTTCACGTTGAAGAAGATTTGCTGAGTAAAGAAGATGCTCAAAAATTGCAGAAAGCCATAGACCTGATGCCCCCACAGCGTAAAATGGTATTTACACTCTGCAAATTAGAGGGTAAATCTTATAAAGAAGTAGAGCAGATTATGGGCATTAATGCTAAAACCATCAGTAGCCACATGCTGCAGGCCAATAGATTTCTTAAAACCTATTTTAGAGATTCACCCACACTTACCATTTCGATAGTTTTGGCTGTTTTATGCAAAGGATTTTGA
- a CDS encoding SusC/RagA family TonB-linked outer membrane protein, with the protein MLGAGQMETKLNKVPDNNTKKTFKILTNELAFMKKRFTYPSLFCLKKSLWVTCLLIVIFNSAFSIPKTNDKTVQKPSQQKKTTENARIIKGHVTDEKKMGIPGISVLIKGTNTGTVTNQEGDFSIKADDGDVLVLSSIGYVNKEITVNHSDTYQIVMTEDAKALSEVVVTALGVKKERSKLGYVAQTVQGENLVKAREANLISSLTGRVAGLNINNSTDLFQEPTISLRGRKPLIVIDGIPDQSADLFRVNADDVESVTVLKGANASALYGSIGQNGAIMITTKRGKGNNLSIDVNSSTQIQPSFIRIPQVQTEYGAGYKGKYTYVDGSGGGPEGSGWIWGPKLDQPDATTPSGFFETPQFNSPRDPVTGKLVPLPFLSRGKNNVEDFFQTGLISSNNISITQSSEKGSFRASASHIYQKGIVPNTDLNNSSFNVSGNYKLSDAFTIDARLNYNRQFTKNFPETGYGPTNYLYNLVLWTGADVSVQDLKDYWVPGKEGIQQRNYNVSYYNNPYFQAYEYLRGYDKDNTYGSLNLNYKISPAFSVQFRNGLNAYGLNRTYKEPMSYIGYGNKSRGQFTVATQNYIDLVTDLIGDYNHTFSDKFKLHAQVGASNYYRNHKYGSTNTDGLSIPGFYNLSNSANPLQGSNAIEERRTSSVYAILDLEFLNAIYLTATGRNDVISTLPTNNNSFFYPSIGSSVVVSQLTKLPDWFSYLKARGSWSRVSSGTLGDDTYTYGYLQAFDKGTSWNSTPALTFGRLLKQANLTPQTSDSWEVGLDTKFFKNRLSVEATYYQTSDFNNIASPDISITSGYGSQLVNGNVYQRKGMEFVVNGTLLKSNDFQWDMAINLSKYRRYLKEIYGGAETLGNLRVGDRTDRIYGSVYQTNNQGQIIYGSNGFPLNDNFSRFIGHEAPDWTYGIENTFNYKSFTLKFLVDGRLGGLMYSTTNQKMWWGGTHPGTVNQYRVDANAGKATFVGDGVVVTSGTATYDAKGNITSDTRVFAPNAKAVNYIDYMIETSNAAYNNYNYFSQTFLKLREVTLGWQVPAKLLGKSFVKGLDVSVVGRNLLLFSKMPNIDPDPAKDNLQTPSTRSFGFNVNLKF; encoded by the coding sequence ATGTTAGGAGCAGGGCAAATGGAAACCAAACTGAACAAAGTTCCCGATAATAACACCAAAAAAACATTTAAAATTTTAACAAACGAATTAGCTTTTATGAAAAAAAGATTTACTTACCCATCTTTGTTTTGCCTGAAGAAGAGTTTATGGGTAACCTGTTTACTTATCGTTATTTTCAATTCTGCCTTTTCCATTCCAAAAACGAATGATAAAACTGTTCAAAAGCCTTCGCAGCAAAAAAAAACAACAGAAAATGCCAGAATTATTAAAGGCCATGTTACCGATGAGAAGAAAATGGGTATTCCCGGAATATCAGTATTGATAAAAGGAACCAATACAGGTACAGTTACTAACCAGGAAGGCGATTTTTCAATCAAGGCTGACGATGGCGATGTACTTGTTTTAAGTAGTATCGGATATGTGAACAAAGAAATCACGGTTAATCATTCCGATACCTACCAGATTGTAATGACTGAGGATGCAAAAGCATTATCTGAGGTGGTAGTTACTGCTTTAGGTGTTAAAAAAGAACGGTCAAAATTAGGTTATGTGGCGCAAACGGTGCAAGGCGAAAATTTAGTGAAGGCAAGAGAGGCAAACCTAATCAGTTCGCTTACCGGAAGGGTTGCTGGCCTCAATATTAACAATTCTACTGATTTGTTCCAGGAACCAACTATTTCATTAAGGGGAAGAAAGCCACTTATTGTTATCGATGGCATACCAGACCAATCTGCAGATCTTTTTCGCGTAAATGCAGATGATGTCGAATCGGTAACCGTATTAAAAGGTGCCAATGCATCTGCACTATATGGCTCTATCGGACAAAATGGTGCAATTATGATTACCACAAAACGTGGCAAAGGGAATAATCTTAGTATTGATGTAAATAGTTCTACGCAAATACAGCCAAGTTTTATCAGGATTCCGCAAGTACAAACAGAGTATGGTGCAGGTTATAAGGGAAAATATACCTATGTTGATGGTTCAGGAGGAGGACCAGAAGGCTCTGGATGGATTTGGGGTCCGAAACTCGATCAGCCCGATGCCACTACGCCAAGTGGTTTTTTTGAAACGCCTCAATTTAATAGCCCAAGAGACCCGGTTACCGGAAAATTAGTTCCGCTTCCATTCCTTTCTAGGGGAAAAAACAATGTAGAAGACTTTTTTCAAACCGGACTAATTTCAAGTAATAACATTAGCATTACCCAAAGTTCGGAGAAAGGTTCCTTCCGGGCTTCAGCTTCGCATATTTATCAAAAAGGTATTGTGCCGAATACCGATTTAAACAATAGTTCCTTTAATGTTTCCGGCAATTATAAACTCTCAGATGCATTTACAATTGATGCAAGATTGAATTACAACCGCCAGTTTACCAAAAACTTTCCTGAAACAGGATACGGACCAACCAACTACCTTTACAATTTAGTTTTATGGACAGGGGCCGATGTAAGTGTGCAGGATTTAAAAGACTATTGGGTGCCGGGCAAAGAGGGCATTCAACAACGCAATTATAATGTCTCTTACTATAATAACCCATATTTCCAGGCTTATGAATATTTGCGCGGTTATGATAAAGACAACACCTATGGTTCATTAAACCTGAATTACAAAATCAGTCCGGCTTTTAGTGTTCAGTTTAGAAATGGACTAAACGCTTATGGCCTGAACCGAACCTATAAGGAACCAATGAGTTATATCGGCTATGGTAATAAATCAAGAGGACAGTTTACTGTTGCTACCCAAAACTACATTGACCTGGTTACTGATTTAATTGGAGACTACAACCATACTTTCAGCGATAAGTTTAAGCTACATGCTCAAGTTGGTGCTTCTAATTATTATAGAAATCACAAATACGGTTCTACAAATACTGATGGATTAAGCATTCCAGGTTTTTATAACCTTAGTAATTCTGCAAATCCACTTCAGGGCAGTAATGCTATTGAAGAAAGAAGAACAAGCAGCGTTTATGCGATTTTAGATCTGGAATTTTTAAATGCAATTTATTTAACTGCTACAGGCAGAAACGATGTCATTTCCACACTCCCAACGAATAATAACAGCTTTTTCTATCCTTCAATAGGCTCATCTGTCGTTGTTTCCCAGTTAACAAAATTGCCAGACTGGTTTAGCTATTTAAAAGCACGCGGTTCGTGGTCAAGAGTTTCAAGCGGTACACTTGGTGATGATACTTATACCTATGGTTATCTTCAGGCATTTGATAAAGGAACGAGCTGGAACAGTACTCCCGCACTAACTTTTGGCCGTTTGCTTAAACAGGCTAATCTTACCCCACAAACTTCCGACAGTTGGGAGGTAGGTTTGGATACCAAGTTTTTTAAGAACAGGTTAAGTGTTGAAGCCACTTATTACCAGACAAGCGATTTTAACAATATCGCTTCTCCGGATATTTCCATAACAAGTGGTTATGGTAGCCAGTTGGTTAACGGAAACGTTTATCAGCGTAAGGGAATGGAGTTTGTGGTTAATGGAACCTTGTTAAAAAGCAACGATTTTCAATGGGATATGGCCATAAATCTGAGCAAGTACCGCAGGTATTTAAAAGAAATTTATGGGGGTGCCGAAACATTGGGCAATCTGCGCGTGGGTGATAGGACAGACAGGATCTATGGTTCGGTTTATCAGACCAACAACCAGGGACAGATTATTTACGGAAGCAACGGTTTTCCATTAAATGATAATTTTTCAAGGTTTATTGGACACGAAGCTCCAGACTGGACTTACGGTATCGAAAATACTTTTAATTATAAGAGTTTCACATTAAAGTTTCTGGTTGATGGACGACTTGGCGGATTGATGTACTCGACAACCAACCAGAAAATGTGGTGGGGTGGTACACATCCGGGTACAGTTAACCAATACCGTGTTGATGCCAATGCAGGGAAAGCAACCTTTGTTGGCGATGGTGTCGTGGTTACCAGCGGAACAGCTACCTATGATGCCAAAGGTAATATTACAAGCGATACCCGTGTTTTCGCCCCAAATGCCAAAGCGGTAAACTACATCGATTATATGATCGAGACCAGTAATGCTGCCTACAATAACTACAACTATTTTTCGCAAACCTTCCTGAAATTAAGAGAAGTAACATTAGGATGGCAGGTACCAGCCAAGCTGCTGGGCAAATCATTTGTTAAAGGTTTAGATGTTTCAGTAGTTGGCCGTAATCTTTTATTGTTCTCAAAAATGCCAAATATTGATCCTGATCCTGCAAAGGATAACCTCCAAACGCCTTCGACCCGTTCATTTGGTTTTAACGTTAACCTTAAATTCTAA
- a CDS encoding universal stress protein has product MKQILVATDFSRSAGNALSYALAMAKTLKMEVVAIHAIHPTEGINNSTYNAIFIESYYGNKRAALKEWAENIRERENLKDVKLETICDVGFLKTVITKHTETNPVELLVMGITGATGISGIVGSNASMAVTKMRIPTLIVPLESSFTNFPIITLATDYETVLSPKDITALSELLKASGTRKMQVLYVAEKSDEVHIQTGEKRIRDLLPDTEIEFNYIMDSSAPNGIMDFIKSNHTDILCLVKHHHNIIYRLFTSSTVNQVMNKTVKAILVLHE; this is encoded by the coding sequence ATGAAACAGATACTTGTAGCAACGGATTTTTCAAGAAGTGCAGGAAATGCCCTCTCCTATGCACTGGCCATGGCAAAAACGCTGAAAATGGAAGTTGTAGCCATTCACGCCATCCATCCTACCGAAGGTATAAATAACAGTACCTACAATGCCATTTTTATCGAATCTTATTACGGAAATAAAAGAGCTGCTTTAAAAGAATGGGCTGAAAACATCCGTGAAAGGGAAAACCTTAAAGATGTAAAGCTCGAAACAATATGTGATGTTGGTTTTTTAAAAACAGTAATTACCAAACATACCGAAACCAATCCGGTAGAGCTTTTGGTAATGGGCATTACGGGTGCCACCGGGATCAGCGGAATTGTAGGCAGCAACGCCAGCATGGCGGTTACCAAAATGCGGATCCCAACATTAATTGTTCCTTTGGAGAGCAGTTTTACCAATTTCCCGATTATTACGCTGGCCACTGATTACGAAACCGTATTATCGCCAAAAGATATTACCGCCCTTAGCGAACTGTTAAAAGCCTCTGGAACGAGGAAAATGCAGGTACTTTATGTGGCCGAAAAATCGGATGAAGTACACATACAGACGGGTGAAAAACGGATCAGGGATCTTTTGCCAGATACGGAGATCGAATTTAACTACATTATGGACAGCAGTGCCCCAAATGGCATTATGGATTTCATTAAAAGTAACCATACCGATATCCTTTGCTTGGTTAAACACCATCACAATATTATTTACCGCTTATTTACCAGCAGCACTGTTAATCAGGTAATGAACAAAACGGTGAAGGCTATTTTGGTATTGCACGAATAG
- a CDS encoding LysR family transcriptional regulator encodes MELRHLLYFKTVAEELHFTKAATKLFISQPPLSRQIKELEEELGVQLFVRNNKRVALTNAGKYFKSEVDTMFNKLEESKEVVRKIHEGVSGELRIGYISSVYQSHLAEILKLMHQEFPYLKTSLFEVPTLTQIKALEHGSLDVGILRAPVLSEKLKVESLFFDPFVVVIPITDQKIDDQQQLADFLKKSPFIFFNKDFAPQYNQKLIEICQRMGFSPDITHEANNVHSILQLVEAGLGVSILPLSLKKQYAQLKVSFIEIDAIPVNTEVVLAYKESNKNTALIWFIKHYTQLKIN; translated from the coding sequence ATGGAACTCAGACATCTGTTGTATTTTAAAACTGTTGCAGAAGAACTTCATTTTACCAAAGCAGCAACCAAACTTTTTATCTCGCAACCGCCTTTGAGCAGGCAGATTAAAGAGCTGGAAGAAGAGCTTGGTGTACAGCTGTTTGTTCGGAATAATAAGCGGGTGGCATTAACAAACGCCGGCAAATATTTTAAGAGTGAGGTTGATACCATGTTTAACAAGCTGGAAGAAAGTAAAGAAGTGGTTCGTAAAATTCATGAAGGCGTTAGCGGCGAATTAAGGATCGGTTATATCAGTTCGGTTTACCAATCGCACCTTGCAGAAATTTTAAAATTGATGCATCAGGAATTTCCTTATCTAAAAACGAGTTTGTTTGAAGTACCTACACTCACCCAGATTAAAGCATTGGAACATGGCAGCCTGGATGTTGGGATTTTAAGAGCTCCGGTTTTATCCGAGAAATTGAAAGTAGAATCTTTGTTTTTTGATCCCTTTGTAGTGGTTATCCCCATAACAGATCAAAAAATTGATGACCAGCAACAACTTGCAGATTTTTTGAAAAAAAGTCCATTTATATTCTTTAATAAAGATTTTGCACCCCAGTATAACCAGAAACTCATCGAGATTTGTCAGAGAATGGGTTTTAGTCCGGATATTACCCACGAGGCTAACAACGTACACTCTATATTACAATTGGTAGAAGCGGGTCTGGGTGTATCTATTTTGCCATTATCACTAAAAAAGCAATATGCACAATTAAAGGTATCTTTTATTGAAATTGATGCCATTCCTGTTAATACAGAGGTGGTATTGGCTTATAAAGAATCCAACAAAAACACGGCATTAATATGGTTTATTAAACACTATACCCAATTAAAAATTAATTAA
- a CDS encoding class I SAM-dependent methyltransferase, with the protein MNKDYSHKATNEEIKTRFDNDVERFSNLESGQQTTIDAPLTMELCTGAAKYINPDAQELLDIGCGAGNYTLKMLSKIPNLNCTLNDLSLPMLERANDRVSEQTTGTVTVIQEDMRNLNLPDNHFDIVLAAATFHHLRTDADWELVFTKVYRALKPGGSIWISDLIAHDSVLIDNLFQDQYGAYLETLGGEAYKQKVFDYIEYEDTPRSLNYQLALLQKVGFNVTEILHKNSYFAAFGAIK; encoded by the coding sequence ATGAACAAAGATTATTCGCATAAAGCAACAAATGAAGAAATCAAAACAAGGTTTGATAACGATGTAGAACGTTTCTCGAACTTAGAAAGCGGTCAACAAACCACTATCGACGCACCACTTACCATGGAGCTTTGCACCGGAGCAGCCAAATATATTAATCCGGATGCCCAGGAACTGTTGGATATTGGATGTGGTGCGGGCAATTACACATTAAAAATGCTCAGCAAAATCCCAAATCTTAACTGTACACTGAACGACTTGAGTTTACCGATGCTGGAACGTGCAAATGATAGGGTATCGGAACAAACTACCGGAACAGTAACCGTTATACAGGAAGATATGCGAAACCTTAATTTACCTGACAATCATTTCGATATTGTACTGGCCGCAGCAACATTTCATCATTTGCGTACTGATGCCGATTGGGAACTTGTTTTTACTAAAGTTTACCGCGCCTTAAAACCCGGTGGCAGTATCTGGATTTCAGACCTCATTGCCCACGATTCTGTATTGATCGATAATCTTTTTCAAGATCAATATGGGGCCTACCTCGAAACACTTGGTGGTGAAGCCTATAAGCAAAAGGTATTTGATTATATTGAATATGAAGATACCCCCCGTTCTTTAAACTATCAGCTGGCATTACTGCAAAAAGTTGGGTTTAACGTTACCGAGATACTGCATAAAAACTCTTATTTTGCAGCCTTTGGTGCGATAAAATAA
- a CDS encoding inorganic phosphate transporter has product MPSFCTVIPFLGNTNLSTPLAIVFIVCLLAVVGFEFVNGFHDTANAVATVIYTKALKPVIAIPWSGFWNFMGVFTGGIAVAMGILKLVPLDALMNLPVGVGAAMVLAVLLASIAWNLGTWYLGIPCSSSHTMIGAMIGAGLAFTWYYGGQGVNWGKAEEIGLSLILSPIIGFGLAMLLMYFLKHVVKYHALFHIPTGENDRPPLLIRGLLITTCTLVSFFHGSNDGQKGVGLLMLILIAFLPAKFAVNHHIPNDKVLFQLNQTEQLLQKTAKLNQGKILDITALVKEIDQAKFHLSLKNETDKKNTYLFRKQIEEVIAAIKTVREDKTLVINTTDDQLLHDNASELSKLVEFAPLWVILVISISLGLGTMIGWKRIAVTIGEKIGNEHLNYAQGATSEIVAASTIGLSTAFGLPVSTTHVLSSGIAGAMVASGGRKNLNSNTLKNIGLAWVLTLPVSIILAILLFMLFHLFI; this is encoded by the coding sequence ATGCCGTCTTTTTGCACTGTTATACCCTTTTTAGGGAACACCAATTTAAGTACCCCTCTTGCCATTGTTTTTATCGTTTGTCTGCTTGCCGTAGTCGGATTTGAGTTTGTAAATGGTTTCCATGATACTGCCAATGCTGTAGCTACTGTAATTTATACCAAAGCTTTAAAACCTGTTATCGCCATCCCCTGGTCGGGATTTTGGAATTTCATGGGTGTATTTACCGGAGGAATAGCCGTAGCGATGGGTATTTTAAAACTCGTTCCGCTTGATGCTTTAATGAACCTTCCTGTTGGCGTTGGCGCTGCAATGGTTTTGGCTGTTTTACTGGCCTCTATCGCCTGGAACCTGGGCACCTGGTACCTGGGCATCCCCTGCTCGAGTTCGCATACCATGATTGGTGCCATGATTGGTGCAGGTTTGGCTTTTACCTGGTACTACGGTGGCCAGGGCGTAAACTGGGGCAAGGCCGAAGAAATCGGTTTATCGCTCATTTTGTCCCCTATTATCGGTTTTGGCCTGGCCATGTTGCTGATGTACTTTTTAAAACATGTGGTTAAATACCATGCCCTTTTTCATATCCCAACAGGCGAGAACGACCGTCCGCCCTTATTGATCAGGGGTTTATTGATTACCACCTGTACTTTAGTAAGCTTTTTCCACGGCAGTAACGATGGACAGAAAGGTGTGGGTTTGTTGATGCTGATCCTCATTGCTTTTCTCCCTGCAAAATTTGCCGTGAACCACCATATCCCCAATGATAAAGTATTGTTCCAGCTTAACCAAACTGAACAACTGCTGCAAAAAACAGCAAAACTTAATCAAGGTAAAATACTCGATATTACCGCTCTTGTAAAGGAAATAGACCAAGCGAAATTCCACCTTTCCCTTAAAAATGAAACCGACAAGAAAAACACTTATCTTTTCCGTAAACAGATTGAAGAGGTTATTGCTGCTATAAAAACAGTAAGGGAAGATAAAACATTGGTAATTAACACAACCGACGATCAACTCCTTCATGATAATGCTTCCGAATTATCGAAACTGGTAGAATTTGCACCACTTTGGGTAATTCTTGTCATTTCGATTTCACTCGGACTAGGCACCATGATCGGTTGGAAACGCATAGCGGTTACTATTGGCGAAAAAATCGGTAACGAGCATTTAAATTATGCCCAGGGTGCTACTTCAGAAATTGTGGCAGCTTCTACCATTGGCCTGAGCACCGCTTTTGGCTTGCCGGTAAGTACCACACACGTATTATCGAGCGGTATAGCTGGTGCAATGGTGGCTTCTGGCGGACGAAAAAACCTGAACAGTAACACACTTAAAAATATTGGATTGGCCTGGGTGCTTACCTTGCCGGTATCGATTATATTGGCTATTTTGTTATTCATGCTTTTTCACCTGTTTATTTAA